DNA sequence from the Candidatus Dependentiae bacterium genome:
TTTGAGCTTCTTGAGGAGAAAGTTGTTTTATGCGTGCCATAGCTGTGTTGCTTTCTTAAATTGTTTTTATAGAAGTACTTACTTTTAATTATACTTGCAGCTACAAAAAGCACAAAAGCTTAAAAAGAGTTCAAAAAAAAGCCGAGATAAATTTCTCGGCTTCTAAAGGAGGTACTTATAAAATTAACTAATTTTGTTAGCTTTAGGCCAGAAATAGGCAGCAAAAGCACCAGTTATTAATGCATGGGAATATGAATTTTTACGTATACCTAAAAACTTAAGATCTTTAGGATCAGTTCCGTTCTTTCGATGATCACTGAAACTTGTATCATCTAGAAGAATTTGATGCACCACCGCGTCAAGGAAAAAAGGAGCAGCATATAAAGCTGTTTTTTGAGCCCATACTTTTACATCATGACTAACGCTAACTTCTAACTCAGCTTTTACTTTTGCAGCTGCACAATTATTTATAGCAAGCAAAGAAAGAGCAGCTAAACTGAATAGGTGTATAATTTTGTTCACAGTAATACCTTTAATTTGAATTAATTTAATGTTTTAAATCTTAATTAGTATAACTTTAGTTTATCAGTAATACAAATAGCTTCTTTTAATGCTAAAAAAGTTTGATGGCCGAGATTTATATCTCGGCCATCAAGAACAATTACTTATTAAAATTAGCTAATTTTGTTAGCTTTAGGCCACAAATAAGCAGCAAAAGCACCAGTTATTAACGCATGGGAATAAGAGTTTCTACGTATGCCTAAAAATTTAGGTGTTCTAGAGTCTGTCACATTATTTTTTTGATAATCAGCAAAGCTTGTATTACTTAAAAAAAGTTGATGCACTGCTGCGTCAAGGAAAAATGGAGCAGCGTATAAAGCTGTTCTTTGAACCCATACTTTTACATCGTGACTAAGGCTCACTTCTACTTCAGCTTTTACTTTTGCAGCTAAGCAGTTGTTGATAGCAAGCAAAGAAAGAGCAGCTAAGCTAAATAACTGTATAGTTTTGTTCATAACGTTACCTTTGAGTTTAATTAATTTAAAAATAGTTTAAAACTTTCATCAGTATAGCTCGGTATACTAAATAGTAAAACTACTTTTTGTTAGTTCTTCTTCTGGCTCGGGTATAAAAGATCTCTTGATAAGCGGCATAAGATACTTCATGCGTTGATGAAGAGTAGGCTCATTTCTTTTTGAAAACCACGATTTATAGGGCATTCTTTGACTGCGTTTAATATAATAACTAAGCAACTCTTGAGCGGTATTTGTCCGTTTAGCTGAATCTACATCATTTTTTTTGGCAGTATATTTATAATACATATCTGCAGCAATATGGTTTAAAATAACTTTTAAAATAGCGCTTGTTGCTACATAGTTATGAGCAGCAATAGTGTTTTTTATAAACGGAGTAGAGCGTAAAATGTGGGGAAGCTTAAGGTATAAGCTTTCTGTACAATAGGTGTAAGTTGTTGTTAGTGTTTGAGTGACAAAAGGTATTACTGCCATAACACAGGCACTAGTTAAAATCTGTTTTTGTTCAATCATGTTTACTGCATGAGCTATAACAGCTTTTTTTTCACCTTCGGTAAGCTCGTTATAAAAATCAGGATTTACAAAAAGCAATGAATCAGTGCATACAAGGGGGCTATACACAGAAGGCTGCATATCAGCTTTAATACTTTTTAAAGGCAAGGTGTTCCAGTGCTCATAGTTAACCTGTTTTAAATGATAGCGTAGAGAAACAGTTAGTTCAGGTGTAAGATCATCATCTCCAAAGAATTCTAAAGCTTGTTTTTCCGATAATAATAAACAATACTTGTATGCTTCTAACCATGAGGGTCCAGCAGCTACTGCCCAATGACCTAAAAAGCTGAGAGCTCTCGTTTTAAAGGAGGTAGGTGTTACATCACCTGCTGCTTTACTATTGTTTATCGTAAATATGCTTGTAGCGAGTAAAAGCAATAAAACATAAGCCATACGCCGGATCATGTAGTTCCTTTGATTAATGCAATGTAGTGTGTACTAAGCTTAATAGTTAATTTCTAATTCATAGATGCTATACAAATGTTGTGTATCTTTAAGTAAATGGGTAAGAGTTACCTTTTTAAACAAGCTGTAAGAGCCTAATGCTCTTAAAAATTGAGTAATTCCTTGCGAGTCGAGTGCTTGCCCTTTAAGCGTAAGTACCTGTTTTTTTTCATCTGACACTATATTGAGTACCATTACAGAATCAGGAATAAGAGAACTCAAGGCTTCTATAAATCTATGAGGCATGTTTTTTTTAACGTTACTTAAAAAAGCAGGTTTTTTTTGATTTTTTTTAGCGTTATCTGTAACTGTTTTATCTTTAATAATCTGTTTTTGATTTGCTATAAAGCCAGCTAAAGCAGTGTGCTCTTTTTTAATGTTATAAAACGAATAAAGCTGATGAGCCTCAATAGACAAAACTATAGTCAGGACAATTAACAAGAGAGTACAAGAATTTTTTT
Encoded proteins:
- a CDS encoding PilN domain-containing protein is translated as MKPLNFIEPNSSTFTPSLKRWKKNSCTLLLIVLTIVLSIEAHQLYSFYNIKKEHTALAGFIANQKQIIKDKTVTDNAKKNQKKPAFLSNVKKNMPHRFIEALSSLIPDSVMVLNIVSDEKKQVLTLKGQALDSQGITQFLRALGSYSLFKKVTLTHLLKDTQHLYSIYELEINY